A window of Onychostoma macrolepis isolate SWU-2019 chromosome 24, ASM1243209v1, whole genome shotgun sequence genomic DNA:
AGCAGACGTCACCAGGGTGCCCATGGGCAACACCCTCACTGATGAACAGTTTGCCGGCCTCATGGTATTTGGGGTGGCCTCTCTCTCTGTCCTAATGGCCTTCCTGCTTCAGCTTCTGATTTAGAGCCGTTCTCGTCTGCTTCTTCTTCAATTTTTAAACTACAGCTCGCAAAACCATTAATGCAAGTGCTGTTTTTGGTCATTGACCAAAAtacaccttttacattttttttaaatttcatgtatttttttacagaattttttttttttttacaggttttTCTATAAAATGAGTTACAGCTTTAACAAATCAGTAATGATGAAATGTACTGTTTGGGCGTCTATGCCTGTTTTTTAAGTTGAAGATGCTgtgcatatttttatatttagtatttagGAGATTTTAACACTAAAGTAACAAGTGGCCTTCCGGATCTCAAGTTGGACTCTCAGATGAATATCTGaggtgttgttgtttttttttttgttgttgtttttttttttaatggtcagtCCTATTTATCTTTAAATCAGTGTCTAGACAGCTAAACGGCATCAGTGCTCTCGTTCCCTTATCTGTGCCCCAGGAAAGTCTGTCTAAAAGCTTCTTTAAAGCTTTATTCGTTCTCTCCTCTTCCGTTTGTCTTTAAAAAAGGTGTCCTTGGGCTGCctgtacaaaaaaacaaaaacaagaaaaagtcaaaaacatttttttgttttttgctcaGTCCAATGAGAGTCAAATGACAGTTTTTGCAATCAATCAGCAGTGTACAGTGTTGTGAAGTCTGGAGTGTTTGTACCTCAGGGACTTGGGAGGGCCTTGTGAACCTGTGCCTTGAAATCCACAGATCCAAACTTTCGTgacaaatcatttcaaatctGCTGCTTACAGTATTTCATTAACACTTTACCCTGGTCACATTATACAGTACATGATCGTGTTTACTAGCTCAGTCAGCCCTTAACCAAAGTTAGTGAGCATTCAAGATATAACAGTTTTGTTAGATTTATTTATGCTATATTCTTGTACTTTATAATGCAAATCACAGTGcaatctacatttatttattacaaaaatcaGAACTGTCATATTCAATATTTTCATGTAGCATGTCTTTTTATAAGGGGGTTATGAtaaatctttattatttttttccaaatatagAACAGCATTTTAACATCATTAACCTGtcttatttcaaatataattgtattgtttatattctgtttttaattgctttatttttattctgattttttttttttttttttattgctttaattCAGAAAATGTTGATATCTGATCAATTTTGTGATTTCCCACCTGCACAAACAGCAAgattaagtttttttaattttagatttaaaaaaaaaaaaaaaaaaaattatttctactTCTTTTAATCATCTACTCTTCATGTAGTGGGCTATATATGTATTGCTGAAGTTTTTAGACAAACATTCCATTGTTTTCTGATTAAAAGAAGTTGAAATGACTTGACACTAGAAAACTTGAAGTGGAAACACTTGAAGAACACTTTTTAAGAACTCCAGACCCAGAATCTTTTTAAGTGGAAAAcggaaatactttttttttttttttttttttgcattttttgcattttagctGGATATCAGGTAATAAGGGCATAGACATAGATTTCCATGGTTTCATATTGTTTCATCAAAATCATTccatattacaatttttttcaaaCATAACTGTCACATTTATTGATGTAAATTATAATcgtagacatattttaaaaaactaccatatcaatttaaatgtatagaTATTGAAAATACTACCCTTTGTATTTAAGATGATTATGTATCTGTagtatatatgtaatatatttatacacaataaatttttaaaatttctgaAACAAGGTGtttgcatttcatttacatctatctatctgtatatcaatatatagcctatatatatatatatatatatatatatatatatatatatatatatatatatatatacgtatattcCTACGTCCTGTTCTGAGTCTATTATGGGATTGTCCTTTTGTGAAAGGACAGACCCAGTTctctacatttttaaaaaaatgtactttcAGAAACAAATATAAGACAAGCTGTAAAGCcaataacacaaaaacattttaattttaaaatcaagtAATACAGCATGACATCAAAAACTTTATAGTACACTTTAACACATTCcagaaaatgtatcacagtgTGCGTTAAAGGCAAATAGACACAATATATCAAATAtctttcataaatattaaaacatgtcTTCACTCAAATATTCTCAGTGTTTTACAAGCGTCTCAAGaaatagttttacattttaattagaatGTCATTGCCAACAAGCAACATAGGCTGAATTCAAACACAAAGCTTACACAAAACTACTTTGGCAGCAGTGTTCACAAACCTGCAGTAAGTGCACTTTTTATGAATGCTACACATTTATGTAACATAATCTGATAACACAAGCTAGGTGAGAGCTTTTTATGGCATGGGATTTTATCATTCAGCACCATTGTATCTCTCCCATATAGGGTACAATGTTAGAGTGCTTACATCTACAGTGCTCTGTCATCCAGTACTTCACACAGTTTAAGGCATTTTTGGGTTAGTGTGCATATATACAGTTTGCATGAATACCAGGGTAAAGGGAATCATTACACTGCTGGTGTCTGCTGCTGATGGCAATACCTGTACgtaaacattttcataaaatacaatatttggtGTGTGCACTAGGTATGTTGTGCCTTAAATTCCACCAtcgaacaacaacaacaacaacaaaaacgcttaattaattaatgtatttttttattattattattttaataccaAAAAGTTTCAGTCAGCATTAGAATACTGTATAATTGAATAATGTAATTTTCAGGGCTCAGCAGTTggataaagttatttttactgttatatACAGGCTAAACTGAAAATAAGCACTGGCTTTTATGATatgtttgaaattaaaaatgatgagGTTAATGTTGACTGTCCTTTTCGTTCTCGTGAAGATTTTTTTAGTCTGTTAAAAAGTGCACATTTATTAATCGAGGCTTTTGTCACGTGCTCCAGCTGTATTCATGCCACACCGAAAAACTCTCAGTGTTCACGATGCTCTGCACCGATCGTCCAGGAGCACGCTTCCCTCTGAACAGTTTGCACGCCGCGCTCCTGTACTTCTTTGACATGAGGTTGTAGAGGATGGGGTTGATCGCGGCGCTGAGGTAAAACAGCACGAATGAGACCAGGTTGCAGTATTCGCTGATTTGGGAGATGAGAGGAGAATTGGCCTCGGATGACTTGGAGAAGAGATAACGACCCACGTGGAACGGCAGCCAGCAGAGAACAAACGCTAGAACCACCACAGCTGATagataaagagagagaaagagagttcATGcctgtaatgttttaaaaaggattacaatttttattatatattttagaagtACATTTAATACGAAATTCgtttagaaaaataaattgttagcTATTTAGTGGCAGACATTATGACAATGAAGTGAATCAGAATCAGTAACCGATCTGACTGAAGTGTTTCTGATTCACTAACAACAACCGACTCATATGATTCAATCGTTCGGGAATTACATTACGCTTGTCGCTGTATGGTTTTGATTCAGTCAAAAGAACCGCCTGACTGACTCGTTCGGGAAACTGGTCACTTAATAACCGAAAGATGCTACTCGCTGTAtgtgttctttaaaataattcgattctagtttatttaaaaaaatacatgtataattttattcgtTGCATGTTCTTGATTCCCACTAATAGCCTGGGCAATGGTCCATAAAGTTATTAAGCTATTATAAAGCTATTACGTAGAATATCCAAAAGGCATTATTTATGCATAGTAGAacgtattttatttgaattttaaaccgtcaaaaataatgaagaaattaagacaGTCCCAGCTATTTCTGACTGGATGAGCCGAGTTTGAAACGTTGAAGTTGCTGCGTTCCTTAGCAACTGTAAACAGCCAACGGCTAATTGAACGAAATGTTCATTCTGATTAGTGTCCATAATATATGTaaattttaatgtacatttctaacaataatttattatatatatataaagttgtCTTACTAAAAATCACTGCAAAATCACTTTATTTTGCACATGGAATTTAATTAGCAGGTGTGTCCTGTAatgaatgtttaataaataattaaattattcaataatatacaaatgtttattaaacGATTGTACGATTTTCCGTAGGCTGCCCGCTGTAAAGTTGATCTATTAAACGATTctgaaatatacaaatattatttgtCAGACTTTTCAGGGCATCGTTGAGCTCACCCAGCATTTTGACCgtttgtttattgttcttttccCGACTAGAAATGGGTCCGACGGGATTCTCCTTTCTTCTCCACAGTCTTCTGCCTATGAGGCTGTACAACACAGTCAAACAGAGGACCGGGAGGAAGAAGAACACGCTGGAGACCCAGACCATCATAGTAAGCAGTCCGGAGCGGATGGCGTACTCGGTGGCTTTACACTCATTGGTCTCCCAGGGGTTGGTGCCGTTCTCGTGCTCGACCCCAACCAGAATGAATATGGGTCCGGCGCTGCACAGAGCCACAGTCCAGAGGAGTAAAATCACCCCTTTTACCCGACCCCGCGTGACGATGACTTTTGCCCTGAAGGGAAAACAGATGGCGAAGTATCTCTCCACGCTGAGCGCGGTGATGTTGAGGATGGTGGAGTACGTGCAGCTTTCGCTCACAAACTGAAAGAGTTTGCACAGCTCGTCGCCGAAGTTCCACGGTCGGTACCGCCAGACCCGGTACAGGTCGAGGGGCATGCAGAGGAAAATCAGCAGGTCTGAGAGTGCCATGCTGCAGAGGTAAAGGTTGGTGGTGGTTCGCATGTCTTTGTATTTGGTGACCACCAGGATGGTCAACAGGTTCCCAGCAATTCCGACGAGGAACAGGAAAGAGCACGTCACTGTGATGCCAGTCAGGATAGGGACTGGGAAGAGATGGACCGGATACTCAAAGTCATCAGCAGTTGCATTACTATCCATAATGTCCTCAGCGCATAAAGTTTTGCTGAACGCGCAGCTGGACACGTTTGTCCAATTAGTCATTGTGAGGAGATTTTAGAGGGTTTGCATGGGCTTAATGGCACCTCATGATTTCCACCCAGCTGTTGTTTCCATGCACATCTTACAGGTGTTCAATGCACAGTATGAGAAGTGCACGCGAGTAACCTGTCAGAGCTGCGCGCAAGGGGGTACACGATCCACTCCACGCATGCGCACTGGATGCCCGGACTAAATGTACTGTTAAATGCAGATTTAGTGCAAGCTGTCTTTTCGTTTGCGAAGCATTTTGTGGTCTTGCAACTTTTCTTAGCGTTAAGAGCATTTCTAACAAATGAGAAACAAATAACGCTCTTAGAGCGACTGAAAGTTGATTTACAAGGTGAAGGGCATTTTTGTTCGTTTTATGCCATCTGGTGGTGTGATCAGCCATCACCATTTTATACAAACGAATATGTAGCCGAAATAATATGTCCTCGTGCTTTGCTTGAATAAATAGTGAGCTGCTGCTGTCCAGGGTGCTGAAAGCAGTTTGACGgctgttgtttgtttgaccatattttgttttgttttggatttttttaagtaaaattgcTGGATTTTAAACTTTTAGCTGTTTTATCACTCTAAAAATATGCTTCTTTAAAAGTTCTTTACACGTTGTAACAGTTCTATTAAAAACCGTATCATCCTTGTGTTCTTGTTAATTTAACAGAACATGTAAGTTTGACCTGCTCTGTTCTAGGATACTTTTCTCCTCTTCTTCACTAAGTAACAGAGATATTACATTTATGATCCATATTGttagatgtttttaaattattacttgGGTTTATTCGTAAACATGCTCAATcaccaaaaaaacattaaagctaTCCTCTGactatttattacatttaccatttttagtaattttggcCTTCATAactgtttttacataaacaaataGAAGAGGCACACTGTAACTCTAAACTCATTTGTGTATTTCAGATGCTTTCATACCCAACAACATCATGTTCAATGTGAGTTATCATTTATGATGTATTTAGCTAATAACTGTTATTAGAACATTATTTTTGCTACAATTTCAcatcaacaaaaaataaaagtacctaaatgacattttttttaatgtaaaaccgtatataatataaaatatataatgcataacaataatattaataatagtgctataaatattaattaataaatacaattaataataataaatatactaatattaatgacaataaactattatttaaaagGTAATTTATAACAGCATAAGGTCCTATATAGCACTTTGAAAAGAATGGTTTTTAATGGAATcttataaaaaaatcaatttagcACCAAAAAGCTTTTCTTACAAGCCAAAGAACTGTTTGGCactgtttagaaccatttttcttagGAGTGTGAGACAGATTTTACAAAGgctttattttactattttttaagAAGTCTGCTTTTCAAAAGTGTCTGTTTTAGATATaggcatttttgaaaaataaatctgaaaccatattttttttaatcataaaatatattaggGTAAATGTATTACATGTCTTCTGTAATTGTTTAAGTGGATACGGATTTTGACCACACGATGGCAGCATTGTCACTTAGAAGACATCAGTTTTGGCATCTGCATCTATCACAAATTGCTAGCACAAACTATGTCAAAATAGttgaaaacaaatttttttttagaaccttaagatttaataaagtaattaattaattctacCAATTTAGAGAACAACGTTGTGTTTCAATGTGAATAAATACTCCATTTTAAAGCCCCTTTCCTGCTTTTCCAGTATATTGGGTTTCAACGTGAGGATTGTAAGAACAGACCTGAAGTTGCATCCGGTTTGGTGTATAGATAATATTTACGCTTCATTtgcgcacgcgcacacacacacacacacacaattttaaaatacttgaaaCATGATTTAACCATTATCATCCTTAAAGCCAGAcactaaaagaaagaaagacctCTAAAGAATGTCCATACTCTGTATATGTCTGGACAAGAAGCCAGTGATGCaatttgtggtttaaaaaaaaaaaaagagagagagattagtTGAGATAAAGAGATAAATGTCGAAACCGTGTGAAATGAAACCCATCATTTAAAAGCATTATCAGAAAATCTTAAAACGAGTGCAGAGGTGAACCTCTAACTTCTGTGAAGTAAATTAACTGATTTGTTTATTGATGGTAACACAAATATTTGGACCAAAACCTAATTATCTACGGAGCAAATCTTATTTGTTATCAGGGCGTGTATGGGAACGCAGGGTGGGCAGGCAGCTCACAGGGCTTTGAGAAACAGCCGGTGGTTTCCGCTGCTGCTGCAGTCAGTCTGGAGATTAGAGTTTGGGTCTGTCGCAGGCTGATTCTGTAGTCTCAACAGCATTGATTTCACGCTTGTGCTCGGTATTTGGACTGACAAATGTAACTGAGGAATAGTTGATGATAAGCTAGTAGAGTGCATGATTCAGATGCTGCAACAGAGGAGAAGCGCGCGACTTGACGCACGCATACACTACACAAGCACGCGCATTACTTCGCTCTTCTAAATAAGGATGTTTTTAAACCCATATCAAGATAATTAGTCACTACCGATTAACCCTAACCAAAACCCTAAGCCTATGCCtaaaattgaaaacatttatgAGTGTTTAGCTGTGGTGATTCTTTAAAGTTGTAACATATTCATTATGTATGATTGAACGTATTTTTCAGACAAAAATTGACTAGTTTGTTTGGTTCTTCTAAAAGGGTTGTGGCTAGAACGTAGACACCTAACGTTACCCCaatcctaaacctaccccttacaataatgcaaaaacagtaattatcGTTGTACAGTGTGTCAAAAATACTCTATATTGGtgtgcgcatgcccagtagctTTAGCTGTATCCTTCTAGCCTTAACCTTTTAAAAACCGTTCTGTAGCGTCGTAAATGTATTTTGCAGATTGACAGAATTCCAGCTCAACAGCTTCAGTCATCACGGGGTTTTTCCATTTTCCACTGACAAATACTGAGAGAAACCCACTTCCAGCGACGCTAACGAGCGAGCCACGCAAAGACGGGTAAAATCCCACAAACTCTAAGAACGGAAAGTCCTCCCAGAACACTTCTGGTCACATAAATCGccatgaacaaaaacaatatacatTTATCAACACTTTTGGATGGCTTCTTGACTAATCTAATTTAAATTTGGGGACCTTTACATCCCATAAACTATTGAATAAACATGTACTTTTTATTTccttaatatatttcaaaaccagattaaaaacaaatatacgcTTGTAAACATtctaattgttattttaaagattattaataaCATCTCTGAGGGTGTGGACGACCATGCATAATTTAAATGGGCGGGTCCAACAGTGCAGAAGAGGAAGCGCGAGCCAGATGATCCGCGTTCACCTCCTCTAGCGCTGACTTTATACTTGAGAAGCAGATTCACAACAGCGCGGACGTGCCTTCAGTTCTTTTGCAGGTATGTTAACGTTACTTTATCTGACTAAAGAAGGCTCTGTTCTGAGGGTAGACATTATCTGAGTAAGTTTTAACACGCGGAAAAGTAATGACATCTTGGCTGAGTACGAGGCTAGACCTCTATGCGGTGTACTGTGACAGGTTTGACACGCATGGCTACGGAAGGTGGCGGCTATATATTGCATCTGGACTGCATCACATCAGATGAATGTGCGAAAGAGACACATTTGGGatttaatgtgtgtatattagCTACAGTAAGAACTTGAGTGTGACAGCTTTCAAATAATGCAGTTATGTTTCGATTGCCCACACCCACTGATTTTGCAAGACAAACAACCTGCTGTACCTGCAGGGCAACTTCGGAAACTAGAACTGATTCTTAGTTACAATAGCTGCTACAACGGGTTTAAGATACATGCTAACAAACAAAAGGAAAGCTGTGTGTGCTTCAtatgttaataatttattgGAACCTCATTTCTAGGACCTACATCCTTTGAATCTTTTCTCATAAAGAGGTTCCCACACTCTTTCACACaggttttcacagtgatgccacaAAATAACCATTTATTTTCCCCCAAATAAGCGTCCAGGGAATAgttcttaaatttaaaataaactttttttcctTAGTGTGAAgcaattttaataatctaattacaataatttaataaaacgaACAACTTGTACAATTGAAAGGTTCCATgtatgttaaaggttctttatggaactaCATTGATGCCAATATagaatgctatatatatatcaaaaattaagctttgatacatttacagtaagaaatttacaaaataccttaatggaacatgatctttacttaatatcctaatgatttttggcataaaagaaaaatgtataattttgacccatataatgtatttttggctattgctacaaatatagcccagcgacttaagactggttttgtggtccaaggtcacatatacacatatgcaTACACATAATATCAATATATCATGATAGCATTTGTTGTACTGCctttagtaaaaataaattatttatttatttatttcattgcaTATGTGacttttatgatttat
This region includes:
- the ghsrb gene encoding growth hormone secretagogue receptor type 1; the encoded protein is MTNWTNVSSCAFSKTLCAEDIMDSNATADDFEYPVHLFPVPILTGITVTCSFLFLVGIAGNLLTILVVTKYKDMRTTTNLYLCSMALSDLLIFLCMPLDLYRVWRYRPWNFGDELCKLFQFVSESCTYSTILNITALSVERYFAICFPFRAKVIVTRGRVKGVILLLWTVALCSAGPIFILVGVEHENGTNPWETNECKATEYAIRSGLLTMMVWVSSVFFFLPVLCLTVLYSLIGRRLWRRKENPVGPISSREKNNKQTVKMLAVVVLAFVLCWLPFHVGRYLFSKSSEANSPLISQISEYCNLVSFVLFYLSAAINPILYNLMSKKYRSAACKLFRGKRAPGRSVQSIVNTESFSVWHEYSWST